The following are encoded together in the Peromyscus maniculatus bairdii isolate BWxNUB_F1_BW_parent chromosome 22, HU_Pman_BW_mat_3.1, whole genome shotgun sequence genome:
- the E2f6 gene encoding transcription factor E2F6, with amino-acid sequence MSQQRPARRLPSLLVDPAQETVRRRCRDPINVESLLPSKIRINLEENVQYVSMRKTLKVKRPRFDVSLVYLTRKFMDLVRSAPGGILDLNKVATKLGVRKRRVYDITNVLDGIELVEKKSKNHIRWIGSDLNNFGAAPQQKKLQAELSDLSAMEDALDELIKDCAQQLLELTDDKENERLAYVTYQDIHSIQAFHEQIVIAVKAPEETRLDVPAPREDSITVHIRSTKGPIDVYLCEVEQNHSSGRTADGVGASPSKSKCPERAEKEDKPPQ; translated from the exons ATGAGTCAGCAGCGGCCGGCGCGCAGACTGCCCAGCCTGCTGGTGGACCCGGCGCAGGAGAcggtgcgccgccgctgccgggaCCCCATCAACGTGGAGAGCCTACTG ccATCAAAAATAAGGATTAATCTAGAAGAAAACGTACAGTATGTGTCCATGAGAA AGACTTTGAAAGTGAAGAGGCCCCGTTTTGATGTGTCCCTGGTGTACCTGACTCGCAAGTTCATGGATCTTGTCAGATCTGCCCCCGGGGGCATCCTTGATTTAAACAAGGTGGCCACGAAGCTGGGGGTCCGGAAACGGCGCGTGTATGACATCACCAACGTCCTGGATGGCATCGAGCTGGTGGAAAAGAAGTCCAAGAACCACATTCGGTGGAT agGATCCGACCTGAACAACTTCGGAGCCGCGCCCCAGCAGAAGAAGCTGCAGGCCGAGCTCTCGGACCTCTCGGCGATGGAAGACGCCCTGGACGAGTTGATTAAAGATTGCGCCCAGCAGCTGTTGGAGTTGACCGACGACAAAGAGAACGAAAG ACTAGCGTACGTGACCTATCAGGACATCCACAGCATCCAAGCCTTCCACGAGCAGATTGTCATCGCGGTGAAGGCGCCAGAGGAAACCAGACTGGACGTTCCGGCTCCCAGAGAA GATTCGATCACAGTGCATATCAGGAGCACCAAAGGACCCATCGACGTGTATCTGTGTGAAGTCGAACAGAACCACTCAAGTGGTAGAACGGCCGATGGAGTAGGGGCCTCTCCATCTAAAAGCAAATGTCCAGAGCGCGCCGAGAAAG AAGACAAGCCTCCTCAGTGA